From one Paenibacillus terrae HPL-003 genomic stretch:
- a CDS encoding molecular chaperone gives MNGPYTYKLLDPLTDRKGIRFTAKYTRAELEQMTTFQLRGICDKERLVEGFANRLAREELIRVILRFRSAEEHLLITRPNSGGFERIESALRRNWNDRRQESGGIRVPAKITLYQGVRTGRMDNYRIESDLPWLNASNVLLVNAVGELCGVLNLVKDEGRTGVYYLSRHLDAELRETANHNYSLLFLRRQESEYFYNLYYGDKPMLPLKLQGQRIPVAELIIRGTETTDAVLAVDFGTSNTTAGAYLDSSYVTAPDAGMSSTVRLNAINYVSFPGPEGAEGDWIEVLPTAIRVADCSNPEHIVYVFGEEALRGTDVAGSRATVLRGIKRWVNDYKRTEELMDSEGNTATASRSEILAAFIRYVIATAEQQFKCRFRNLHFSAPVKLQPQFIEMFSDILPDYRIEAEDALDEGLAVLYNTLADQMERGTFADGEEYQALVIDCGGGTTDLSSCRFRIEDGRIAYKLDIHTTYENGDTNFGGNNLTYRIMQFMKIVFAGYYAAETRLPDTDIDALIGIPSGDLYRHVDEFGVDAVYAGLEERYREAEAILPTAFKQYEHATRDEYQRVLSNFHLLWSAAENMKKEFFLRTGILRSRFESEQVFSAESDLNIAVMDRWLVSVIENGRFRDEYGLPDVVFNIREIQQLLKADIYNIVRKFLDDFYQEGRLQDYSIIKLTGQSCRIDVFREALKEFVPGRSIEFRQKAEDLSRVPELKMACLRGAIRYLNAKKMGTIEPVITNHIPAIPYTVSAWTHTGREKELIASLESNRVRGSISRPSHAAEVEFFLTANGGKLRQRHVYRSRPEAFEPMPYEEIAVLYGRDIPQDDTDSIRNGETKYFVFAGDSRWGFYVVPITRRDELLHLGPKRFFAFENDLSELDFFDGTK, from the coding sequence ATGAACGGACCCTATACATACAAGTTGCTTGACCCGCTCACCGATCGAAAAGGCATTCGCTTTACGGCGAAATACACGCGGGCGGAACTAGAGCAAATGACGACCTTTCAGCTGCGCGGAATATGCGATAAGGAGCGTCTGGTCGAGGGCTTTGCTAATCGTCTGGCACGTGAGGAGCTGATCCGCGTGATTCTGCGGTTTCGGAGCGCAGAGGAGCATCTGCTCATTACACGGCCCAACTCCGGCGGCTTCGAGCGCATCGAATCGGCACTGCGGCGAAATTGGAATGATCGACGGCAGGAGAGCGGCGGTATCCGGGTTCCCGCCAAAATCACGCTGTATCAGGGTGTGCGGACAGGTCGAATGGACAATTACCGGATTGAATCCGACTTGCCTTGGCTGAACGCGTCTAATGTGCTGCTGGTGAATGCGGTGGGAGAACTGTGCGGTGTTTTGAATTTGGTGAAGGACGAGGGACGGACAGGCGTATATTATCTTTCACGACATCTCGATGCTGAACTGCGGGAGACGGCCAATCATAATTACAGTCTGCTGTTTCTGCGAAGACAGGAATCGGAGTATTTTTATAATCTCTACTATGGAGATAAACCCATGCTGCCATTGAAGCTTCAAGGCCAACGTATTCCGGTGGCAGAGCTGATCATTCGCGGTACTGAAACGACAGATGCGGTACTGGCAGTTGATTTTGGTACCTCGAACACAACGGCAGGCGCATATCTGGATAGTTCCTACGTTACTGCCCCGGATGCGGGCATGAGCAGTACAGTACGGCTGAATGCGATTAATTATGTGTCCTTCCCCGGCCCGGAGGGAGCGGAGGGGGATTGGATCGAAGTGTTGCCGACCGCCATTCGTGTTGCGGACTGCTCTAACCCGGAGCATATCGTATATGTATTCGGAGAGGAAGCACTGCGTGGAACGGATGTAGCGGGCAGCCGGGCGACGGTACTGCGGGGTATCAAGCGCTGGGTCAACGACTATAAGCGAACCGAGGAATTAATGGATTCCGAGGGGAACACGGCGACCGCTTCGCGGAGCGAAATTTTGGCGGCCTTTATCCGCTATGTGATTGCGACAGCCGAGCAGCAATTCAAGTGCCGGTTTCGTAACCTGCATTTTTCGGCACCCGTCAAGCTACAGCCGCAGTTTATCGAGATGTTCAGCGATATTTTACCGGATTACCGGATTGAAGCAGAGGACGCGCTGGATGAAGGGCTGGCTGTGTTGTACAACACACTGGCAGACCAGATGGAACGAGGAACGTTTGCGGACGGTGAGGAATATCAGGCTCTTGTCATTGATTGCGGTGGAGGTACAACGGATTTGTCATCGTGCCGATTCCGCATTGAGGATGGACGCATTGCCTATAAGCTTGATATTCACACCACCTATGAAAATGGGGATACCAATTTTGGCGGAAACAATCTGACGTATCGGATTATGCAGTTCATGAAAATTGTGTTTGCGGGCTATTATGCTGCTGAAACGCGATTGCCTGACACGGATATTGATGCCTTGATCGGCATTCCTTCAGGGGATTTGTACCGCCATGTGGATGAGTTTGGCGTAGATGCTGTGTACGCTGGACTGGAGGAACGATATCGAGAGGCGGAGGCCATCTTGCCTACAGCGTTCAAACAGTACGAGCATGCCACACGGGATGAATATCAGCGGGTGCTGAGCAATTTTCATCTGCTGTGGAGCGCGGCGGAAAACATGAAAAAGGAATTCTTTCTACGTACAGGCATACTGCGCAGCCGCTTCGAATCCGAGCAGGTATTTTCTGCCGAAAGTGACCTGAACATTGCGGTGATGGATCGTTGGCTGGTTTCAGTCATCGAAAATGGACGTTTTCGTGATGAATACGGATTGCCTGATGTGGTGTTCAATATCCGTGAAATACAGCAGCTTCTCAAGGCGGATATTTACAACATTGTCCGCAAGTTTCTGGATGATTTTTATCAGGAGGGGCGCTTGCAGGATTACTCAATTATCAAGCTGACCGGGCAGTCCTGCCGAATTGACGTATTTCGCGAGGCGCTCAAGGAATTTGTACCGGGGCGCAGCATTGAGTTCCGTCAGAAGGCGGAAGACCTGAGCCGGGTGCCCGAGTTGAAAATGGCCTGTCTGCGCGGAGCCATCCGTTATCTGAATGCCAAAAAAATGGGCACGATTGAACCTGTCATTACCAATCATATTCCGGCCATTCCGTATACTGTCAGCGCATGGACGCATACGGGGCGCGAGAAGGAACTGATTGCGAGTTTGGAGAGCAACCGCGTACGCGGCTCTATTTCCAGGCCGTCCCATGCGGCCGAGGTGGAATTTTTCCTGACGGCAAACGGCGGCAAGCTGCGTCAGCGCCATGTATACCGCAGCCGGCCAGAAGCTTTCGAGCCGATGCCGTATGAGGAAATCGCCGTGCTGTACGGGCGGGATATTCCGCAGGATGATACCGACTCTATCCGCAACGGCGAGACGAAATATTTTGTTTTTGCAGGCGACAGCCGTTGGGGCTTTTACGTGGTGCCGATTACCCGCCGGGATGAATTGCTGCATCTGGGGCCCAAACGCTTTTTTGCCTTCGAAAACGATCTTTCCGAGCTGGATTTCTTTGACGGTACGAAGTAA
- a CDS encoding PP2C family protein-serine/threonine phosphatase — protein MRKDNSDFSTAFVSEAGSYIDNRDYFAFMETDDMACYVLADGLDSDQELRSAEMVVKTVLENFMEKPSMSKRRLMRDLREAQEWLQFESRRVRLKASLLMVVTNYNKMVYVSCGNVRLYHFRNGRLNFRSKDHSLAQSLADDGRIPDEATSTHEERGNLLEYLGNPNGVHAHYAKKTQLADGDVMLLATSGMWEDVELAEMLGALEEAKDPVMLTDTLEEVLLSKQRRAVNNYTAAAIYVNKIFQEKPKNRRKLIKRILIALLAFVIVGGGAWITLARMAANKAAALETMVESAQAADDYARAGDYAKALKSYSEAKNAAVKINDKIHKRLYTAEQKVSQLMVDGDGYVEKADFAKAEASYDKARKSAGLYPPFNVKDIEKKIDQLDSYAETASWMKDGDLKFQGGDYTSALKLYTKANKAAMESGYTSAQKELEKKITETNDKMTAIQQQLKEIQAGKLQARGDRLMKDLDYEGAIDAYSGAQEIYQEIGKLESVLALERSIAKAEEKQSAEQQKNGQLAAGSGLSDGALNDTGTGDLADEAAASVATPAATTPQTKAATTTGNAATTSSGGTADAKKEASSATKNGSTSDGNASSTQAAANKEKGTADSTSKEAGTSDSGSKDQGAANGS, from the coding sequence ATGCGCAAGGACAACAGCGATTTTAGTACCGCCTTTGTGTCGGAAGCGGGCTCTTACATAGACAACCGGGACTATTTTGCATTCATGGAGACGGACGACATGGCCTGTTATGTCCTCGCAGACGGTCTGGATTCGGATCAGGAGCTGCGCAGCGCAGAAATGGTTGTCAAAACGGTACTGGAAAACTTCATGGAGAAGCCTTCCATGTCCAAGCGGCGCCTGATGAGAGACTTGCGCGAAGCGCAGGAATGGCTGCAATTCGAAAGCCGCCGTGTGCGGCTCAAGGCCAGTCTGCTCATGGTGGTGACCAACTATAACAAAATGGTATACGTTTCGTGCGGTAATGTGAGGCTGTATCATTTCCGCAATGGACGGCTTAATTTTCGCAGTAAGGATCATAGCTTGGCTCAGTCATTGGCGGATGACGGACGTATTCCCGACGAAGCGACCAGCACGCATGAGGAACGGGGCAATCTGCTGGAATACCTGGGAAATCCGAATGGAGTTCATGCCCATTATGCCAAAAAGACGCAGCTTGCAGATGGAGATGTAATGCTGCTTGCCACATCAGGGATGTGGGAAGATGTTGAACTGGCGGAAATGCTGGGTGCGCTGGAGGAAGCCAAGGACCCGGTCATGCTGACGGATACGCTGGAAGAGGTTCTGCTGAGCAAGCAGCGCCGGGCGGTGAACAATTATACGGCTGCCGCCATCTATGTGAACAAAATTTTTCAGGAAAAGCCTAAGAACCGCCGCAAGCTGATCAAACGGATTTTGATTGCGTTGCTCGCCTTTGTAATTGTAGGCGGAGGAGCGTGGATTACCCTGGCCCGTATGGCTGCGAACAAGGCGGCTGCGTTGGAAACGATGGTCGAATCGGCCCAGGCTGCGGATGATTATGCCAGGGCAGGAGATTATGCGAAGGCGCTCAAGTCCTACAGTGAAGCGAAAAACGCGGCAGTTAAAATTAACGATAAGATTCACAAGCGACTGTATACGGCAGAGCAGAAAGTATCTCAACTCATGGTTGACGGAGACGGATATGTGGAAAAAGCAGACTTTGCCAAAGCCGAAGCGAGCTACGATAAAGCGAGGAAAAGTGCCGGTCTGTACCCGCCTTTCAATGTGAAGGATATTGAGAAAAAAATCGACCAGCTGGACAGCTATGCGGAGACGGCGAGCTGGATGAAGGACGGAGACTTAAAATTTCAGGGCGGCGATTACACGAGTGCGCTCAAGCTGTATACGAAAGCGAATAAAGCTGCGATGGAATCCGGTTATACGTCTGCACAAAAAGAGCTGGAGAAGAAGATTACCGAGACCAATGATAAAATGACTGCCATCCAGCAGCAGCTCAAGGAAATTCAGGCTGGCAAGCTTCAGGCCAGAGGGGATCGACTGATGAAGGACCTCGATTATGAAGGAGCCATCGACGCTTATAGCGGGGCGCAGGAGATCTATCAGGAAATCGGTAAGCTTGAAAGCGTACTGGCACTGGAGCGGAGTATTGCGAAGGCAGAGGAGAAGCAGAGCGCAGAGCAGCAGAAAAATGGCCAACTTGCTGCTGGATCAGGATTGTCGGACGGAGCGCTGAACGATACAGGCACAGGTGACCTGGCGGACGAAGCTGCGGCTTCGGTTGCTACGCCCGCTGCTACAACACCGCAAACCAAGGCTGCGACAACTACGGGTAATGCTGCGACAACGAGTTCAGGGGGTACAGCGGACGCGAAGAAGGAAGCTTCATCAGCTACAAAGAACGGCAGTACGAGTGATGGAAATGCTTCTTCGACGCAGGCAGCTGCCAACAAGGAGAAGGGAACTGCTGATTCCACCTCTAAAGAAGCAGGTACGTCTGATTCAGGCAGCAAGGATCAGGGGGCTGCGAACGGGAGTTGA
- a CDS encoding PP2C family protein-serine/threonine phosphatase, which produces MQPYFVVCGAAVLFAVLLMIRMRLTRSSGSRTVSGIEIGNGQTIGSRSEQDDYFASMTTPVGTLAVVADGISGLANGRMSSTLAVTTFTKAFAKLEDASNLNGYFAEAATQSNRGILQNLNGQGGGTTLAAVIICGYQLYYGAVGDSLIMIYRNGHFQNVNSKHTAETLLEERVLAGQMTSEEAKTSPVRNQLVNYLGYEGFESMELGAAPIRLYAGDHVLLCSDGIQEALTEIELEEIMRKGGTPQEMSEAMIDTINDKGFKSQDNATVVMLAIG; this is translated from the coding sequence ATGCAGCCTTATTTTGTTGTATGCGGAGCTGCGGTACTATTCGCTGTTCTTCTCATGATCCGCATGCGGCTGACGCGAAGTTCCGGCAGCCGTACCGTGAGTGGAATTGAGATCGGAAATGGTCAAACGATCGGGAGCCGAAGCGAGCAGGATGATTATTTTGCAAGTATGACGACACCTGTCGGCACGCTGGCAGTTGTCGCAGATGGCATCAGCGGACTGGCTAATGGGCGCATGTCCAGTACGTTAGCGGTGACGACCTTTACGAAGGCGTTCGCCAAGCTGGAGGATGCGTCGAACCTGAACGGTTATTTTGCAGAAGCGGCAACTCAGAGCAACCGCGGTATTTTGCAAAATTTGAATGGGCAGGGCGGGGGAACGACGCTGGCGGCGGTCATTATTTGTGGCTATCAGTTGTACTACGGAGCAGTGGGGGATAGCCTGATTATGATCTACCGCAATGGTCATTTTCAGAATGTTAATTCCAAGCATACGGCGGAAACCTTGCTGGAGGAACGCGTGCTGGCTGGGCAAATGACCTCGGAAGAGGCCAAAACGAGTCCGGTTCGTAATCAATTGGTCAATTATTTGGGCTATGAGGGCTTTGAGAGCATGGAGCTTGGTGCGGCACCGATTCGCCTGTACGCAGGCGATCATGTGCTGTTGTGCAGCGATGGCATTCAGGAGGCACTGACTGAGATTGAGCTGGAAGAGATCATGCGCAAAGGTGGAACACCACAGGAAATGTCGGAAGCAATGATTGATACGATTAATGATAAAGGCTTTAAAAGTCAGGATAATGCGACAGTGGTTATGTTGGCGATAGGATGA
- a CDS encoding FHA domain-containing protein, with amino-acid sequence MSLTRCPNGHMFSTRKHGNTCPYCNTVVNVAAPKSVEPTAKTNGAGDDDRTMPYLGETVGIHPVTGWLVCIEGAQVGQDYRIMAEKNFIGRAEEMHVRIIGDNTISRRNHAVIVYDPKKRNFYLLPGDSSGLAYHNNEAVYSPAELAAYDVIQLGHSKFIFIPLCGAHFEWDNEN; translated from the coding sequence ATGAGTTTGACAAGATGCCCGAACGGACACATGTTCAGTACACGAAAGCACGGAAATACGTGTCCTTATTGTAATACGGTGGTAAATGTAGCCGCACCCAAAAGTGTTGAACCAACGGCAAAAACAAACGGTGCGGGAGACGATGACAGAACGATGCCGTATTTGGGCGAGACTGTGGGGATTCACCCGGTAACCGGGTGGCTGGTATGCATCGAAGGAGCGCAGGTGGGTCAGGACTACCGCATTATGGCCGAGAAAAACTTTATTGGACGCGCCGAGGAAATGCATGTCCGTATTATTGGGGACAACACGATTTCCCGCAGAAATCATGCGGTCATTGTGTATGATCCGAAGAAGCGTAATTTCTATTTGCTGCCGGGGGATTCGTCAGGCTTGGCATACCACAATAACGAGGCGGTATATTCACCAGCGGAACTGGCTGCTTATGACGTGATTCAACTGGGACATAGCAAATTTATCTTTATCCCGCTGTGCGGTGCCCATTTTGAGTGGGACAACGAAAACTAG
- a CDS encoding FHA domain-containing protein gives MKTAQNRWVFIIDVTMFGLMLAIAYYMFSRTGYSGLKTVVVIGIGIGVLVYILRNLVSVERVAKPKTQTQRNRIAKLILMDEEGESIKEWYIEGETSLLIGKTTGRSEADIDLAGTDYASLVSVEHAVLNRVNSDWFVEDVDSGNGTGLRPANESVTRKLESGEPYRIYSGDLLYIANTRLLVK, from the coding sequence GTGAAAACGGCGCAGAACAGATGGGTTTTCATCATAGATGTTACCATGTTCGGGCTGATGCTGGCGATCGCCTATTATATGTTTAGTCGTACAGGCTACAGCGGTTTGAAAACCGTGGTCGTGATAGGTATCGGAATCGGCGTGCTTGTATACATACTGCGTAATCTGGTGTCGGTTGAACGTGTGGCGAAGCCAAAGACACAGACACAGCGCAATCGGATTGCCAAGCTGATCCTGATGGATGAAGAGGGCGAGTCCATTAAAGAATGGTATATCGAAGGCGAAACGTCGCTCCTAATTGGCAAAACAACGGGCCGTTCCGAGGCGGATATTGATTTGGCAGGCACAGATTACGCATCTCTAGTAAGTGTGGAGCATGCGGTGCTCAATCGGGTGAACAGTGACTGGTTTGTGGAGGATGTGGATTCTGGTAATGGTACGGGGTTGCGGCCTGCGAACGAAAGTGTGACCAGGAAGCTGGAAAGCGGTGAGCCGTACCGAATTTACTCAGGTGATTTATTATATATTGCCAATACGAGGCTGCTCGTTAAATAG
- a CDS encoding J domain-containing protein, producing MTNYYELLGVSRDASETEIKQAYRKLAKKYHPDTNQGSEEATRKFKLIHEAYNTLRDEALRQAYDAELIRKTEGAGGPQQERGRGSASSGGARTAAKGFNPADIGTDFEQFFGFHPKTKEGSPGKKTKKSGDPTDTSAMFNQFFGIRKK from the coding sequence ATGACCAACTATTATGAGCTGCTCGGTGTCAGCCGGGATGCTTCGGAGACAGAGATTAAGCAGGCTTACCGCAAACTGGCCAAAAAGTATCATCCGGATACCAACCAGGGAAGCGAGGAAGCAACGCGCAAGTTCAAGCTGATTCACGAGGCTTACAATACCTTGCGTGACGAAGCATTGCGGCAGGCATACGATGCCGAGCTCATCCGAAAAACAGAGGGAGCTGGCGGACCGCAGCAAGAGAGAGGAAGAGGGTCAGCATCTTCCGGCGGTGCGCGCACCGCAGCCAAAGGATTTAATCCGGCTGATATAGGAACTGATTTTGAGCAATTTTTCGGTTTTCATCCGAAAACGAAGGAAGGGTCGCCGGGGAAAAAAACGAAAAAATCCGGTGATCCGACGGATACCTCAGCGATGTTTAACCAGTTTTTCGGTATTCGTAAAAAGTGA